Proteins encoded in a region of the Carassius auratus strain Wakin chromosome 21, ASM336829v1, whole genome shotgun sequence genome:
- the LOC113038120 gene encoding chemokine XC receptor 1-like — translation MNNSTGNFTTSTNTRTHSIGLVECVNICSHSFSFLVGLPTHLYVAWLIMRGAGSGVALEFFILNLSIEEIGFSMYCLTSVLSKWFSFIVDFNLFLVGLIISGRPLFQCLICVERYLAVVHPVTFLKYKPLRYRVICCIAIWIIILGYCLSCMFILPSHTIVYLWFLSVQFSLFFSIQLFCLVAVLRALKQSGPGERGRERGEENHMKRRAFYLILITTVTMVITYVPYCIAGFFTIVTNQLIDAQWFSGWLLYVLGGFVQPVLYLHRAGKLSCLL, via the coding sequence ATGAATAACTCTACAGGGAACTTCACCACATCTACAAACACCAGAACTCATTCCATTGGGCTTGTGGAATGTGTGAACATATGTTCGCACAGCTTTAGTTTCCTTGTTGGTCTTCCTACACACTTATATGTTGCATGGCTGATCATGAGAGGAGCAGGAAGTGGAGTTGCATTAGAGTTCTTCATCCTCAATCTCTCTATTGAAGAGATTGGTTTCAGCATGTATTGTTTGACCTCTGTACTgtcaaaatggttttcatttatagtggattttaatctatttttagtAGGACTAATCATTAGTGGCCGCcctctgtttcagtgtctgatctgtgtTGAGCGTTACCTGGCAGTGGTTCATCCTGTAACATTTCTGAAGTACAAACCTCTCAGATATAGAGTCATCTGCTGCATTGCAATCTGGATTATTATTCTTGGCTATTGTTTGAGCTGCATGTTTATTTTACCCTCACACACCATTGTATATTTGTGGTTCTTGTCAGTTCAGTTCTCCCTCTTCttctccatccagttgttttgtctcgtggctgttctcagagctctgaagcagtcaggaccaggagagagagggagagagagaggggaggaaaACCACATGAAGAGAAGAGCATTTTATCTCATTCTCATAACAACCGTGACAATGGTTATCACATATGTCCCATATTGTATTGCAGGATTCTTTACCATTGTCACAAACCAGCTTATTGATGCACAGTGGTTTTCTGGTTGGCTTTTGTACGTGCTTGGTGGTTTTGTTCAGCCTGTTCTTTATCTGCACCGGGCTGGAAAACTCTCCTGTCTCTTGTAA